Proteins encoded in a region of the Elizabethkingia bruuniana genome:
- a CDS encoding DNA/RNA non-specific endonuclease, giving the protein MSSLFSDFKKLMKRGWLCMLGGLVLSLYSCSKEYEAVSNDNTEKGVYFSSSIAGGYNTKAQGTQWSQNDSIGIFMFKNGSTLNESSIINNGFNKSFITSGNGNFSPKKATDRLEFTTGVKTDFVAYYPYRNTNGLTLNLDVSDQKDQQFLDFMYAQNTSGSEAGQGPVKLAFDRQMAKLELKIKGTNLSGLKAVFTAMPTSAAFNLSSGELLPKADVKDIPAKVSLNASNETIVEWTLFPGAISSQQKVVFTKADGSTYTWQLAANTTFQKSYRYQYDVTLGKDGVDPVPTVKYMEQPVITAGENIQYNLKMFSPGRRNFSMLYDTNYKLAYWVAYPLSSSYLGSAKRTDAWAYDPSINPIYQANLSRGYPTNGLDRGHQMPSADRTASTAENATTFYYTNMTPQNSTLNQGIWANLEGKIRVWSAQTDTLYVVTGAMVTTKTDKNVDFVMDNSNKQVAKPKYYYKVLAMKQGGSYYTIGFRMDNAAPANSDYMQYTTTVSALEEETGFTFFPALSKDVKGTINTQIWRK; this is encoded by the coding sequence ATGAGTAGTTTATTTAGTGATTTTAAAAAGCTGATGAAAAGAGGATGGCTTTGTATGCTGGGTGGTTTAGTATTATCTCTATATTCCTGTAGTAAGGAATATGAAGCCGTTTCTAATGATAATACGGAAAAGGGTGTTTATTTTTCGAGCTCGATAGCCGGAGGATATAATACAAAAGCCCAGGGTACACAATGGAGTCAGAATGATTCTATCGGTATTTTTATGTTTAAAAATGGAAGTACACTAAATGAATCATCTATTATAAATAATGGATTTAATAAGTCATTTATTACATCAGGTAATGGAAACTTCTCTCCAAAGAAAGCAACAGACCGCCTGGAATTTACTACAGGAGTAAAAACTGATTTTGTAGCTTATTACCCATACAGAAATACAAATGGATTAACACTGAATCTTGATGTCTCTGATCAGAAAGATCAACAGTTTCTTGACTTTATGTATGCTCAAAATACATCAGGTTCCGAAGCAGGTCAGGGACCTGTGAAATTAGCATTCGACAGACAAATGGCGAAACTGGAACTTAAAATAAAAGGAACTAATCTTAGTGGATTGAAAGCTGTTTTCACAGCCATGCCAACTTCAGCGGCTTTTAACCTTTCATCAGGAGAGTTACTGCCTAAAGCTGATGTAAAGGATATTCCGGCAAAAGTTTCTCTGAATGCATCCAATGAAACTATTGTTGAATGGACATTGTTCCCGGGCGCAATAAGTTCACAACAGAAAGTAGTATTTACTAAAGCAGACGGATCAACTTATACATGGCAGCTTGCTGCGAATACCACATTCCAGAAAAGCTACCGTTATCAGTATGATGTAACTTTAGGGAAAGATGGAGTAGATCCTGTTCCTACTGTGAAATATATGGAACAACCCGTTATCACTGCAGGAGAAAATATACAATACAACCTGAAAATGTTCTCTCCGGGAAGAAGAAACTTTTCAATGTTATATGATACTAACTATAAACTTGCATATTGGGTGGCTTATCCATTGAGCAGTAGTTATTTAGGGTCTGCAAAAAGAACGGATGCATGGGCATATGATCCTTCTATTAATCCTATTTATCAGGCAAACTTATCTAGAGGATATCCTACTAATGGATTGGATCGTGGTCATCAAATGCCAAGTGCTGACCGTACAGCAAGCACTGCAGAAAATGCAACAACTTTCTACTATACCAACATGACCCCGCAAAACAGTACCTTAAATCAAGGAATCTGGGCTAATCTTGAAGGTAAGATCAGGGTATGGTCTGCGCAGACCGATACACTATATGTTGTAACAGGAGCTATGGTTACAACAAAGACGGATAAAAACGTTGACTTCGTAATGGATAATAGTAATAAACAGGTTGCAAAGCCTAAATATTACTACAAAGTATTGGCTATGAAGCAGGGTGGAAGTTATTATACCATAGGCTTCAGAATGGATAATGCAGCACCGGCTAATTCGGATTACATGCAGTATACAACAACCGTTAGTGCATTGGAGGAAGAAACAGGATTTACTTTCTTCCCGGCGCTAAGCAAGGATGTTAAAGGAACGATAAATACACAGATCTGGCGTAAATAA
- a CDS encoding fimbrillin family protein, which produces MGKNQLLGLSTAFALALLVQSCKNDDYRDQGPGMGGNGKAQFTSSIGGAPTTRVTGNTWDSKDAIGVFMKQGTGLSNVLASNKKYTTEGNGNFSGDGSEVINYPDTGSVDFIAYYPYTANLSGTTLPVSVATQTNLSAIDVLYSNNATGLSKTSGTANLNFAHKLAKIELTVKAGNGVADVNGLSVAYKNVNTTASLDLATGTLSGAAAPKDVTAKTTAKAPAQFVEAILLPGDYSAKTVVFTLASGTYTWTLPANTTFDVNKKYTFDITLQTSSTGNQVAVTGAGTITDWTNVPGGSVNVDKDGGTDPGPGPGPGPGGTEQNIFVETFGGSGTISNTPIASFTGWDNQNVTFTDSFGTASVRSAGTVAQAHNIWFPAANGTTVTGAALKIDGINTNGVTKLKLTFDMLSNVTGAGKTFDLNAMTFKYNGITYTIPSTISTDNKTYYPITIDLSSAAASATGTLEFITGSTNTVGMRVLNIKLVGTK; this is translated from the coding sequence ATGGGAAAAAATCAACTTTTGGGGCTAAGCACAGCTTTTGCCCTGGCACTTCTTGTGCAATCATGTAAGAATGATGACTATCGTGATCAGGGTCCGGGAATGGGAGGAAATGGGAAAGCTCAGTTCACTTCTTCTATCGGAGGAGCTCCTACAACACGTGTAACAGGTAATACCTGGGATAGTAAAGATGCTATTGGTGTTTTTATGAAGCAAGGAACTGGTTTATCCAATGTTTTGGCTTCAAATAAAAAATATACAACAGAAGGGAATGGTAATTTCTCCGGAGACGGATCAGAAGTTATCAATTATCCTGATACGGGATCAGTAGACTTTATTGCATACTATCCGTATACTGCAAACTTATCAGGTACTACATTGCCTGTTTCTGTTGCTACACAAACCAATCTTTCTGCTATCGATGTATTGTATTCCAACAATGCAACAGGTTTAAGCAAAACTTCAGGAACAGCTAACCTGAACTTTGCTCACAAACTAGCTAAAATTGAGTTAACTGTTAAAGCAGGAAACGGAGTAGCAGATGTAAATGGATTATCTGTAGCTTACAAAAATGTAAACACAACAGCTTCATTAGATCTTGCAACAGGAACATTAAGTGGTGCAGCAGCGCCAAAAGATGTAACAGCAAAAACTACAGCAAAAGCTCCTGCTCAGTTTGTAGAGGCTATATTGCTTCCGGGAGATTACTCTGCGAAAACAGTAGTATTTACATTAGCTTCAGGGACATATACATGGACTTTACCTGCAAATACAACGTTTGATGTAAACAAAAAATATACTTTTGATATTACATTACAAACATCATCTACAGGTAATCAGGTAGCAGTAACAGGAGCTGGGACGATTACTGATTGGACTAATGTACCAGGAGGTTCAGTTAATGTAGATAAAGATGGAGGAACTGATCCGGGACCTGGACCAGGGCCAGGACCTGGTGGAACTGAGCAAAATATTTTCGTAGAAACTTTTGGGGGTTCAGGTACAATTAGTAATACACCTATAGCAAGCTTTACAGGTTGGGATAATCAAAATGTAACTTTTACAGATTCATTTGGTACAGCATCGGTTCGTAGTGCAGGTACAGTAGCTCAAGCTCATAATATTTGGTTTCCTGCTGCAAATGGGACTACTGTAACAGGAGCTGCTTTGAAAATTGATGGAATTAATACAAATGGAGTTACGAAATTAAAGTTAACGTTTGATATGTTATCTAATGTAACTGGAGCAGGAAAAACATTTGATTTGAATGCAATGACATTTAAGTATAATGGAATTACTTATACAATACCGAGTACAATTTCTACTGATAACAAGACATATTATCCAATAACAATAGATCTAAGTTCAGCTGCTGCAAGTGCGACAGGAACATTAGAATTCATTACAGGATCTACTAATACTGTTGGGATGCGCGTACTTAATATCAAATTAGTAGGTACAAAATAA